A window of the Cellvibrio sp. pealriver genome harbors these coding sequences:
- a CDS encoding DUF4845 domain-containing protein, with translation MHTTKLIKHQRGLGMMQWALVIAIAGFFLLFAFKVVPLYAENRYVEAALRSLESGGERVEQMTDAEIQKKLTNFYMINNVRSEGPTKNIKILRESEKVLVTVDYETRAPLFYNIDVILTFQNHLDSSRPGQCCRPFVPLTAK, from the coding sequence ATGCATACTACTAAACTGATCAAGCACCAACGCGGGTTGGGAATGATGCAATGGGCTCTGGTCATTGCTATCGCCGGCTTTTTCCTGCTATTTGCATTTAAAGTGGTTCCTCTTTATGCAGAAAACCGCTACGTGGAAGCAGCATTACGCTCATTGGAAAGCGGTGGTGAAAGAGTTGAGCAAATGACCGATGCTGAAATTCAGAAGAAACTGACCAACTTTTACATGATTAACAATGTACGCAGTGAAGGCCCTACTAAAAATATCAAAATCCTGCGCGAGAGTGAAAAAGTGTTGGTGACTGTGGATTATGAAACCCGTGCGCCATTGTTTTATAACATCGATGTTATTCTGACATTTCAAAACCATCTCGACAGTAGTCGTCCCGGGCAATGCTGCCGTCCATTTGTTCCTCTTACTGCCAAGTAA
- the rnc gene encoding ribonuclease III has protein sequence MLTLKYQRLEQRLGYHFQDKRQLQLALTHRSHGATNNERLEFLGDSILNFIVGEDLFTRFPEAREGQLSRLRSQLVKGETLAEIAREFELGECLILGEGELKSGGQQRDSILADSVEAIIGAIYVERGLDVCRERVLVWFAERLNKLSLNTSAKDSKSRLQEYLQAQRQPLPEYVVVQVGGEGHAQIFTIECRVVLSKQPTQATASNRREAEKQAATLMLTQLNID, from the coding sequence GTGTTGACTCTTAAGTACCAACGCCTTGAGCAACGCCTTGGCTATCACTTTCAGGATAAGCGCCAGCTGCAGCTGGCGCTGACTCACCGTAGCCATGGCGCCACCAACAATGAGCGCCTTGAATTTCTGGGCGATTCGATCCTGAATTTTATTGTCGGCGAAGATTTGTTTACGCGCTTTCCTGAGGCGAGGGAAGGTCAATTAAGCCGTTTAAGATCCCAGCTCGTAAAAGGTGAAACCTTGGCCGAGATCGCACGTGAGTTTGAATTGGGTGAGTGCCTGATTTTAGGTGAAGGCGAATTGAAGTCTGGTGGCCAGCAGCGCGACTCTATCCTGGCGGATAGTGTAGAGGCGATTATCGGTGCAATTTATGTCGAGCGAGGGCTTGATGTATGTCGTGAGCGAGTGCTGGTATGGTTTGCAGAGCGGCTTAATAAGCTGTCATTGAATACCAGTGCCAAAGACTCAAAATCCCGATTGCAAGAATATTTGCAAGCACAGCGTCAACCATTACCTGAATATGTAGTTGTGCAGGTTGGCGGAGAAGGGCATGCGCAAATATTTACGATTGAATGTCGCGTTGTATTGTCCAAGCAGCCCACTCAGGCGACAGCATCCAATCGTCGCGAGGCAGAAAAGCAAGCGGCTACATTGATGTTGACACAGCTGAACATTGATTGA
- the era gene encoding GTPase Era, whose product MTFDSETHQSGTGDSRCGYVAIVGRPNVGKSTLLNHLLGQKISITSRKPQTTRNAVVGIKTEGDVQIIFVDTPGMHLGQQKAINRYMNRAATSAMKDVDVVVFVVDRFIWTEEDEAVAEKLQHVRCPVILAVNKVDQIEDKETLLPHLQHLAEKLNVAEIVPISALRNSNLERLEQLIIERLPEGIHMYPEDQITDRSSRFMAAEIVREKITRQLGDELPYEMAVEIEEFTQEGYLLNISALILVERDGQKKILIGDKGARIKLIGTEARIDMEKLFDNKVMLKLWVKVKSGWSDDERALRSLGYNDF is encoded by the coding sequence ATGACATTTGATTCAGAAACACATCAGTCTGGTACCGGTGACAGCCGCTGTGGCTATGTTGCAATTGTTGGTCGCCCAAACGTGGGTAAATCGACGTTGCTCAATCACCTGCTGGGCCAAAAAATCAGTATCACTTCACGCAAGCCGCAAACAACGCGCAATGCGGTTGTAGGCATTAAAACGGAAGGTGATGTACAGATTATTTTTGTTGATACTCCTGGAATGCATTTGGGCCAACAAAAAGCAATTAATCGCTACATGAACCGTGCAGCGACCTCAGCCATGAAAGATGTTGATGTGGTGGTGTTCGTTGTTGATCGCTTTATTTGGACTGAAGAAGATGAGGCAGTGGCTGAGAAGTTGCAGCACGTTAGATGTCCCGTCATTTTGGCGGTTAATAAAGTCGATCAAATTGAAGATAAAGAAACATTATTGCCGCACTTGCAACACTTGGCAGAAAAATTAAATGTGGCAGAAATAGTGCCAATATCAGCCTTGCGTAACAGTAATTTGGAGCGTTTGGAGCAGCTGATTATTGAGCGGTTGCCAGAGGGTATACATATGTACCCCGAAGATCAGATTACTGATCGTAGCTCACGTTTTATGGCTGCTGAAATTGTCCGCGAAAAGATTACCCGTCAGTTAGGTGATGAATTACCTTATGAGATGGCGGTGGAAATTGAAGAGTTCACGCAGGAAGGGTACTTGTTGAATATTTCGGCATTGATTCTGGTGGAGCGTGATGGTCAGAAAAAAATATTAATTGGTGATAAAGGTGCGCGAATAAAATTAATAGGGACAGAGGCGCGCATTGATATGGAAAAATTATTTGATAACAAAGTAATGCTAAAACTGTGGGTAAAAGTAAAATCGGGCTGGTCAGACGATGAGCGCGCTTTACGCAGTCTTGGCTACAACGATTTTTAA
- the recO gene encoding DNA repair protein RecO, which produces MRVDLQPAYILHTRPYRDTSLLIDFLTPDYGRVTAVARGVRKNKTPKRQLLNPFSRLLVCWQGKTDMKLLTSFESDNHFLSLTANHLYSGFYLNELLVRLLPEMDRHNGLYFAYEHSLVALQQQHDIEPLLREFEFRLLAELGYAIDFTQDVRNDCEIQPQGWYECHIQEGFFSAAPDIPEQFLLKGEWLLAIAAGDYSDPATRLAAKQLARRMLKPLLGSRPLNSRELFVQAKAQD; this is translated from the coding sequence ATGCGCGTCGATTTGCAGCCAGCTTATATTTTGCACACGCGCCCCTACCGCGATACCAGTTTACTGATTGATTTTCTTACGCCTGACTATGGCCGTGTGACCGCTGTGGCGCGCGGAGTGCGTAAGAATAAAACACCGAAACGGCAATTATTAAATCCTTTCAGTCGTCTGTTAGTTTGTTGGCAAGGAAAGACGGACATGAAATTGCTTACCAGTTTTGAATCCGATAATCATTTTTTGTCGTTGACAGCCAACCACCTTTACTCCGGGTTTTATCTAAATGAATTGTTGGTGCGTTTGTTGCCGGAAATGGACCGACATAACGGATTGTATTTTGCGTATGAACACAGTCTGGTTGCATTGCAGCAGCAACATGACATTGAGCCATTGTTACGTGAGTTTGAGTTTCGTTTATTAGCTGAATTAGGTTACGCAATCGATTTTACGCAAGACGTGCGCAACGATTGTGAAATCCAGCCACAAGGGTGGTATGAGTGTCATATACAGGAAGGATTTTTTAGTGCTGCTCCGGATATTCCTGAACAGTTTTTGCTGAAGGGAGAATGGTTGCTTGCAATTGCTGCAGGGGATTATTCTGATCCGGCAACGCGTCTTGCTGCTAAACAATTAGCGCGCCGGATGTTAAAACCATTGTTGGGTAGCCGCCCGCTCAATAGCCGTGAATTATTTGTTCAAGCCAAAGCGCAAGACTAG
- a CDS encoding response regulator, which yields MNNKRSSIKSDVWRLIFIPSISMIILIAISLTYLCISQINKFIDLRGSVLAQKTAHLLHKPLIDGNTELVQHILDASLEEPYIRAIHAYYADHDKHFHSGPQFMETEDKREPDMHQPLERKTYRTLRFSNPLVNLDNKQPIGWLEIELMAAPYAVVRYEAVVLTIALTFLCLIIGAYFAIALYYRITDPLEHIKNVVHALARGRLNERVEQQNSSEFFGLAESINTMADYMEAAQADMQSHIDHAIEDLRETLETIEIQNVELDLARKEALEASRVKSEFLANTSHEIRTPLNGILGFINLALKTELNEQQREYLETIRDSAQNLLTVINGILDFSKIESGKLTLDYAPLPVRSCIDEVLHILAPDAHEKHLELINYVEPGIPKNLLGDALRFKQVLSNLVSNAIKYSNAGNVVIDVSVLQQQETQITLKVCVSDEGIGLTREEQEQLFSPFNQADSSNTREHEGTGLGLAICKGLVERMHGEIGVVSEPDKGSTFWFTARLGIDKRQPSTSQLANLEDYRILLCGENTASLKQIDNLLHEWKGNTQSIPAIHDCFPILRNARNENNNFDLLILDIAPNERKIPPVLLNNLAEQLNAEFNCTLIACCTPAHQRLFRAHSERSQVLFINKPIAYDALLQTLGRQLDLHIKDMREQDEEALRPSVSVLLVDDNPANLQLASELLRGLNTQVVQASNGKQAIEACSNQEFDVVFMDIQMPGMDGMEATRHIRAQEQGKRRTPIIALTAHTITEQKAELLIAGMDDCISKPVNETQLAHIINRWASLSGKKEVVIQADEKPQHPLRELLPTEDLTGSVDIQLCLKLANNKPALARDMLRMLLAGLEEEKQLINLALQDGNFNELSELIHKLYGSSCYCGVPRLKHISGLLDKLFQSKQHEQARDAIPALNHALDDLINWGRNKNIDALFGLETSEA from the coding sequence ATGAACAATAAACGCAGCAGTATTAAATCCGATGTCTGGCGTCTGATTTTTATCCCCTCCATCAGCATGATTATTCTGATTGCGATAAGCCTTACCTATTTATGTATTTCACAAATCAATAAATTTATCGATTTGCGCGGTAGTGTGCTTGCACAAAAAACTGCACATCTTTTACATAAACCACTTATCGATGGTAATACCGAACTGGTACAACACATCCTCGATGCATCCCTGGAAGAACCTTATATACGTGCAATCCATGCGTATTACGCAGATCATGACAAACACTTCCACAGTGGCCCACAGTTTATGGAAACAGAAGATAAACGTGAGCCTGACATGCACCAGCCGCTGGAGCGGAAAACCTATCGCACCCTGCGCTTCTCCAACCCATTAGTGAATCTCGACAATAAACAACCGATTGGCTGGTTAGAAATTGAATTGATGGCTGCGCCTTATGCTGTGGTGCGCTATGAAGCAGTAGTGCTGACCATTGCATTGACGTTCTTATGTTTGATCATCGGCGCTTACTTTGCGATTGCACTTTACTACCGAATTACTGATCCGCTGGAACATATTAAAAATGTTGTACATGCGCTGGCTCGTGGCCGGTTAAATGAGCGGGTTGAACAACAAAATTCCAGTGAATTTTTTGGCCTTGCCGAATCCATCAACACCATGGCAGATTACATGGAAGCCGCGCAAGCCGATATGCAATCGCATATCGACCACGCCATTGAAGATTTGCGCGAAACTCTGGAAACCATTGAAATCCAAAACGTAGAACTGGATTTAGCACGCAAAGAAGCCTTGGAAGCGAGCCGTGTAAAATCAGAATTTCTTGCCAATACCAGCCATGAAATTCGCACACCACTTAACGGCATATTGGGCTTTATCAACCTCGCCTTAAAAACCGAACTCAATGAACAGCAGCGTGAATATTTAGAAACTATCCGCGACTCTGCGCAAAACCTGCTAACCGTTATCAACGGTATTCTCGACTTTTCCAAAATTGAATCAGGCAAATTAACACTGGACTATGCACCGCTGCCTGTACGCAGCTGCATTGACGAAGTACTCCACATACTGGCACCCGATGCACATGAAAAACATTTGGAGCTTATTAATTATGTCGAGCCAGGCATTCCCAAAAATTTATTGGGCGATGCGCTGCGCTTTAAACAGGTGCTGTCCAACCTGGTGAGTAATGCAATCAAATACAGCAACGCAGGTAATGTAGTAATTGATGTGAGTGTACTTCAGCAGCAGGAAACACAAATTACATTAAAGGTGTGTGTTAGCGATGAAGGTATAGGACTCACCCGCGAAGAGCAGGAACAATTGTTCAGCCCTTTTAACCAAGCTGATTCATCCAATACACGCGAACACGAAGGAACAGGCTTGGGGTTAGCCATTTGCAAAGGATTGGTTGAGCGTATGCACGGTGAAATCGGTGTTGTCAGTGAACCGGATAAAGGCTCGACATTCTGGTTTACTGCACGTTTGGGAATCGACAAACGCCAGCCCTCCACCAGCCAACTTGCCAACCTGGAAGACTATCGCATTTTGTTGTGCGGCGAAAATACAGCTTCACTAAAACAAATCGATAATCTATTGCATGAATGGAAAGGCAACACCCAAAGCATTCCGGCTATTCATGATTGTTTTCCAATTTTGCGCAATGCACGCAATGAAAATAATAACTTTGATTTGCTCATTTTGGACATTGCACCCAATGAGCGAAAAATTCCACCGGTATTGCTCAACAATCTTGCCGAACAATTAAACGCTGAGTTTAATTGTACGTTGATCGCCTGCTGTACGCCCGCACATCAACGTTTATTCCGCGCTCACTCGGAACGCTCGCAGGTTTTGTTTATCAATAAACCCATCGCCTACGATGCGCTTTTACAAACCCTGGGCAGACAATTGGATTTGCATATCAAAGATATGCGCGAACAAGACGAAGAAGCACTACGCCCCAGCGTTTCTGTTTTACTGGTTGATGACAACCCTGCCAACTTACAACTCGCCTCGGAATTGTTGCGCGGTCTCAATACCCAGGTTGTGCAAGCTAGCAATGGGAAACAGGCAATTGAAGCCTGCAGCAATCAGGAATTTGATGTTGTGTTTATGGATATCCAAATGCCCGGCATGGATGGCATGGAGGCAACGCGCCACATCCGCGCGCAAGAACAAGGCAAGCGCCGCACACCGATAATTGCACTGACAGCGCACACCATCACCGAGCAAAAAGCCGAGCTACTGATTGCTGGTATGGACGACTGTATTAGCAAACCCGTTAACGAAACCCAACTTGCACACATCATTAACCGCTGGGCAAGTTTGTCTGGAAAAAAAGAAGTCGTTATCCAAGCCGATGAAAAACCACAACATCCACTGCGCGAGCTTTTACCAACAGAAGACCTCACCGGTTCGGTCGATATTCAACTGTGTTTGAAGCTTGCGAACAATAAACCTGCATTGGCGCGCGATATGCTCCGTATGCTTTTGGCTGGATTGGAAGAGGAAAAGCAGTTAATTAATCTGGCATTGCAAGATGGAAACTTTAACGAGTTGAGCGAGCTGATTCATAAGCTTTATGGCAGTAGTTGCTATTGTGGTGTACCCCGCTTAAAACACATCAGCGGCTTGCTGGACAAATTATTCCAAAGCAAACAACACGAACAAGCACGCGATGCGATACCCGCACTTAATCATGCTTTGGATGATTTGATTAACTGGGGGCGCAATAAAAATATTGATGCATTATTTGGGCTGGAAACTAGCGAAGCCTAA
- the cysM gene encoding cysteine synthase CysM — protein sequence MDFPTIEAFVGNTPLVRLQRLSGETSNVVLVKLEGNNPAGSVKDRPALSMISRAELRGDIKPGDTLIEATSGNTGIALAMVAAIKGYRMILIMPDNSTAERKASMAAYGAELILVSKEAGMEGARDLALKMQAEGKGKVLDQFGNADNPLAHYSSTGPEIWQQTGGSVTHFVSSMGTTGTIMGTSRFLKEKNPHIQIIGLQPAEGAQIPGIRRWPEAYLPKIYERDRVDGIVSMPQALAEQTMRELARKEGIFCGVSSGGAVAAALELSQQVEHAVIVAIICDRGDRYLSSGLFN from the coding sequence ATGGATTTTCCCACTATCGAAGCTTTTGTTGGCAATACCCCTCTGGTGCGTTTGCAGCGCTTGTCTGGTGAGACCAGCAATGTTGTGTTGGTAAAGTTGGAAGGAAATAATCCGGCGGGTTCGGTTAAAGATCGCCCGGCGCTGTCGATGATCAGCCGCGCTGAACTGCGAGGCGATATCAAACCCGGTGATACGCTCATTGAAGCAACCAGCGGCAACACCGGCATTGCATTGGCGATGGTGGCGGCTATTAAAGGTTACCGCATGATTCTAATCATGCCCGATAACTCAACTGCTGAGCGCAAAGCGTCAATGGCTGCTTATGGTGCTGAGCTGATTTTGGTGAGTAAAGAAGCGGGCATGGAAGGCGCGCGCGATCTCGCACTCAAGATGCAGGCCGAAGGCAAAGGGAAAGTGCTCGACCAATTTGGTAATGCCGATAATCCACTCGCACATTACTCCAGCACCGGCCCTGAAATTTGGCAGCAAACCGGTGGCTCGGTTACCCATTTTGTCAGCTCAATGGGAACGACCGGCACCATCATGGGCACTTCGCGCTTTTTGAAAGAGAAAAACCCGCACATTCAAATTATTGGATTGCAACCTGCAGAAGGTGCGCAAATTCCTGGTATCCGCCGCTGGCCTGAAGCTTATTTGCCTAAAATATACGAGCGTGATCGCGTAGACGGAATTGTCAGTATGCCGCAGGCATTGGCTGAACAGACCATGCGTGAGCTTGCGCGCAAAGAGGGAATTTTTTGCGGAGTATCTTCCGGCGGTGCTGTTGCTGCGGCGCTGGAGTTGAGCCAGCAAGTTGAGCATGCGGTGATAGTGGCGATTATCTGTGACCGGGGTGATCGTTACTTGTCGTCAGGGCTGTTTAATTAG
- a CDS encoding CotH kinase family protein, whose amino-acid sequence MKITYYFSLIFIVSTLLGCGGGGGSSTKPTNNSSAVAAASSILATTSSALSSSSSSVISAPSTSWAASSKPADFPVGVAEALPALNITTVNSAPIVSKETYLNGNFSLTDMDGAKVEGTLEIRGRGNSTWDWPKKPYRLKLTSSAQMLGMPSSRHWVLLANYADKPLMRNDIAFMFSRHAGMEYTTRNQYVELTLNGNYQGVYQLVEHIRVAKDRVNIPELKAADTDAEKITGGYLMEVDFRMHKDYCKGAAWDPVCVNGVNTARETTYCIDSSHGMNPFCVDTPETLLEADWAAQREYIGQYIIDTEAALFGNNFTDEQLGYAAYIDVDSAINYYLINELFKNPDGAVASFYLYKKRNGKLFFGPVWDFDLAMGNAGYDNVDKVDGWHIRPSPWFNRLFQDPAFQAKVTARWNTLKAEGKLDYIFQYAEARAAWLDKVQAKNYTIWSITDFASWILHGTHGGTGSYEAESKELIRWQRERYLWIDAQLNP is encoded by the coding sequence ATGAAGATCACTTATTATTTTTCGCTCATTTTTATAGTAAGCACGTTACTCGGTTGCGGTGGCGGTGGAGGGAGTTCTACAAAACCAACCAACAATAGCTCGGCTGTTGCTGCTGCATCGTCAATACTTGCAACGACTTCATCTGCTTTGTCATCTTCATCCTCATCAGTCATCAGTGCACCCAGTACCAGTTGGGCTGCATCAAGCAAACCGGCTGATTTTCCTGTGGGCGTAGCAGAAGCCTTGCCTGCGTTGAATATCACAACGGTTAATTCAGCACCGATTGTGTCAAAAGAAACCTATTTGAATGGCAACTTTTCACTGACTGATATGGATGGCGCAAAAGTGGAAGGCACTTTGGAAATCCGTGGCCGTGGTAATTCCACGTGGGATTGGCCGAAAAAGCCCTATCGCCTCAAGCTAACCAGCTCAGCTCAAATGTTGGGTATGCCCTCTAGCAGACACTGGGTGTTGCTCGCCAATTATGCTGACAAACCGCTGATGCGCAATGACATCGCTTTCATGTTTAGCCGCCATGCGGGTATGGAATACACCACCCGCAACCAATACGTTGAATTGACGTTGAATGGAAATTACCAAGGCGTGTACCAGTTGGTTGAACATATCCGTGTGGCAAAAGACCGTGTGAATATTCCCGAATTAAAAGCGGCAGATACTGATGCTGAAAAAATTACCGGCGGTTATTTAATGGAAGTGGATTTCCGTATGCACAAAGATTATTGCAAAGGAGCAGCCTGGGACCCTGTTTGTGTAAATGGCGTGAACACCGCAAGAGAAACGACTTACTGTATTGATTCCAGCCATGGTATGAATCCGTTTTGTGTGGATACACCGGAAACTTTATTGGAAGCTGATTGGGCTGCACAGCGTGAATATATCGGCCAATATATTATCGATACCGAAGCGGCGTTATTTGGCAATAATTTTACCGACGAGCAATTGGGTTATGCGGCGTACATCGATGTTGATTCCGCAATTAATTACTACTTGATCAATGAACTGTTCAAAAATCCCGATGGTGCGGTAGCCAGTTTCTATCTGTATAAAAAACGCAATGGAAAATTATTCTTTGGCCCTGTGTGGGACTTTGATTTGGCGATGGGGAATGCCGGTTACGATAATGTCGATAAAGTGGATGGTTGGCATATACGCCCATCTCCCTGGTTTAATCGTTTGTTCCAGGACCCGGCGTTTCAGGCAAAAGTCACCGCGCGTTGGAATACGCTGAAAGCAGAAGGAAAGTTGGATTACATTTTCCAATATGCCGAAGCGCGTGCGGCTTGGCTGGATAAAGTGCAAGCAAAAAATTACACCATCTGGTCAATTACTGATTTTGCCTCCTGGATCCTGCACGGCACTCACGGCGGTACAGGCAGTTACGAAGCAGAAAGCAAAGAATTGATTCGCTGGCAGCGTGAGCGTTATTTGTGGATTGATGCCCAGCTTAATCCATAA
- the rlmD gene encoding 23S rRNA (uracil(1939)-C(5))-methyltransferase RlmD — MSNRNGKSGNSSTGKTSKGSGSNGGGSLLGKKPRPKKDGGSKKEGSVYIRDDAPRMNAARVAEKVLPQTNKRLGEFTIERWSHDGRGLTHIDGKTLFVSGALPGEKITARLVEEHSRFIEARVDEILEPVAERREPPCPHYARCGGCQLQHIDPATQLAMKQQSLLQQLQNWGGVIPKRVLPAISSNSVAYRSRARLGVWYEADGSVSLGFRQQQSNAITPIETCLVLAPELNVLLAPVRQWLGNLRANKAVAHVELVRSKNTSAIILRHTKKLAEADLASLAVLASEYACQIWLEPNGNVGLTQLDGTVCDPRLVYDVNALELVFHPQDFTQVNPIINQQMVAQALELLALTPSQRVLDLFCGIGNFTLPIAQQCAEVIGIEAVESMVARGRENAGRLDIANATFVAANLANMTHTQLQRLVGNGQGIDAILLDPPRDGAKDIIGSIQRWVSGKQLSPQRIVYVSCNPATLARDAALLVEAGYSLDAVGVLDMFPHTSHVESMALFLLK, encoded by the coding sequence ATGTCCAATCGCAATGGCAAAAGTGGCAATTCATCCACCGGCAAAACGTCCAAGGGAAGTGGTTCCAACGGTGGCGGTAGCCTGTTAGGTAAAAAACCGCGCCCTAAAAAAGACGGTGGCTCCAAAAAAGAAGGGAGTGTTTATATCCGCGATGATGCGCCGCGTATGAATGCGGCACGTGTTGCGGAAAAAGTGTTACCTCAAACTAACAAGCGATTGGGCGAGTTTACGATTGAGCGTTGGAGCCACGATGGCCGTGGGTTGACGCACATTGATGGCAAAACCCTGTTTGTCAGTGGTGCCTTACCAGGTGAGAAAATTACAGCGCGCTTAGTGGAGGAGCACTCGCGTTTTATTGAAGCGCGTGTGGATGAGATTCTGGAGCCGGTCGCTGAGCGCAGGGAGCCACCTTGTCCGCATTATGCTCGTTGCGGTGGTTGCCAGTTGCAACACATTGATCCAGCAACCCAGTTGGCGATGAAACAGCAAAGCCTGCTGCAACAATTGCAAAATTGGGGCGGCGTAATCCCCAAACGCGTATTGCCTGCTATCAGTAGTAACAGTGTTGCGTATCGCAGTCGTGCGCGGCTTGGGGTTTGGTATGAGGCCGATGGCAGTGTGAGCTTGGGCTTTCGTCAGCAGCAGAGTAATGCCATTACGCCGATAGAAACCTGCCTGGTGTTGGCACCAGAGTTGAATGTGCTGTTGGCACCTGTGCGGCAATGGTTGGGTAATTTGCGTGCGAATAAAGCCGTGGCTCACGTTGAGCTCGTGCGCAGCAAAAATACCAGCGCCATTATTTTGCGACACACCAAAAAACTGGCCGAAGCCGATCTAGCCTCGCTTGCTGTTCTGGCCAGTGAATACGCATGCCAGATCTGGCTGGAACCGAATGGCAATGTGGGATTAACGCAGCTGGATGGCACAGTCTGTGATCCTCGTTTGGTTTATGACGTGAATGCACTTGAGCTGGTGTTTCATCCGCAGGATTTTACGCAGGTAAATCCTATCATTAACCAGCAGATGGTTGCCCAGGCGTTGGAGCTACTTGCGCTTACGCCCTCGCAGCGAGTGCTGGATTTGTTTTGCGGTATCGGCAATTTCACGCTGCCTATCGCACAACAGTGTGCGGAAGTGATTGGCATAGAGGCAGTGGAATCGATGGTGGCGCGCGGGCGCGAAAATGCCGGGCGGCTTGATATTGCGAATGCTACGTTTGTTGCCGCCAATCTTGCCAATATGACCCATACTCAGTTGCAGCGTTTGGTGGGGAATGGGCAGGGGATCGATGCTATTTTGCTTGATCCGCCCCGCGATGGTGCAAAAGATATTATTGGTAGCATCCAACGATGGGTTTCCGGCAAGCAACTTTCCCCTCAGCGGATTGTCTACGTGAGTTGCAATCCCGCTACCTTGGCGCGCGATGCCGCATTACTGGTTGAAGCAGGATACTCCCTGGATGCGGTAGGTGTGTTGGATATGTTCCCGCATACCAGCCATGTCGAGTCTATGGCGTTGTTTTTGCTTAAGTAG